A genomic stretch from Meriones unguiculatus strain TT.TT164.6M chromosome 15, Bangor_MerUng_6.1, whole genome shotgun sequence includes:
- the Papolb gene encoding poly(A) polymerase beta has translation MMPFAVTTQGAQQPAPAPKQFGISSPISLAAPKDTDRELTQKLIETLQPFGVFEEEEELQRRILILQKLNNLVKEWIREISESRNLPQVVIENVGGKIFTFGSYRLGVHTKGADIDALCVAPRHVDRNDFFTSFYDKLKLQEEVKDLRAVEEAFVPVIKLCFGGIEIDILFARLALQTIPEDLDLRDDSLLKNLDIRCIRSLNGCRVTDEILHLVPNIDSFRLTLRAIKLWAKCHNIYSNILGFLGGVSWAMLVARTCQLYPNAIASTLVRKFFLVFSEWEWPNPVLLKEPEERNLNLPVWDPRVNPSDRYHLMPIITPAYPQQNSTYNVSVSTRMVMIEEFKQGLAITHEILLNKAEWSKLFEAPSFFQKYKHYIVLLASAPTEKQHLEWVGLVESKIRILVGSLEKNEFITLAHVNPQSFPAPKENVDKEEFRTMWVIGLVLKKPENSEILSIDLTYDIQSFTDTVYRQAINSKMFEMDMKIAAMHLRRKELHQLLPNHVLQKKETHLTEGVRLTAVNDSSLLLSVDSENNMSAPSPTGTMKTGPLTGNPQGRNSPALAVMAASVTNIQFPEVSLQHVNPIESSGIALSESIPQIPSQPTIAPPPKPTMTRVVSSTHLVNHPSRSSGNAATSIPNPILGV, from the coding sequence CGGCATATCGTCCCCCATCAGCCTGGCCGCCCCCAAGGACACAGACCGCGAACTCACCCAGAAGCTGATTGAGACCCTCCAGCCCTTCGGGGTgtttgaagaggaagaggaactgCAGCGCAGGATTTTAATTTTGCAGAAATTAAATAATCTGGTGAAGGAATGGATCCGAGAAATCAGTGAAAGCAGGAATCTTCCACAAGTTGTAATTGAGAATGTTGGGGGGAAAATTTTTACGTTTGGCTCTTACCGACTAGGAGTACACACAAAAGGTGCCGATATCGATGCGTTGTGTGTTGCACCAAGACACGTGGATCGGAATGACTTTTTCACCTCCTTCTATGACAAATTGAAACTACAGGAGGAAGTAAAAGATTTAAGAGCGGTTGAGGAGGCCTTTGTGCCAGTTATCAAACTGTGTTTTGGTGGGATAGAGATTGATATTTTGTTCGCAAGATTAGCATTGCAGACTATCCCGGAAGATTTGGACCTACGAGATGATAGTCTGCTTAAAAATTTAGATATTAGGTGCATAAGAAGCCTTAATGGTTGCCGGGTAACTGATGAAATTTTACATCTAGTACCAAACATTGACAGCTTCAGGTTAACACTGAGAGCCATTAAATTATGGGCCAAGTGCCACAATATCTATTCCAATATATTGGGTTTTCTTGGAGGTGTTTCCTGGGCTATGCTAGTAGCAAGAACTTGCCAGCTTTATCCGAATGCAATAGCATCCACTCTTGTACGAAAGTTTTTCTTGGTGTTTTCTGAGTGGGAGTGGCCAAATCCGGTGTTGTTAAAAGAACCGGAAGAACGCAATCTCAACTTGCCTGTTTGGGACCCAAGAGTGAACCCCAGTGACAGATACCATCTTATGCCTATAATCACACCAGCATACCCACAGCAGAACTCCACATACAATGTGTCTGTTTCAACACGGATGGTCATGATTGAGGAGTTCAAGCAAGGGCTTGCTATCACACATGAAATTTTGCTGAACAAGGCAGAATGGTCCAAACTTTTTGAAGCTCCAAGcttttttcaaaaatataagCATTATATTGTACTTCTGGCAAGTGCACCAACAGAGAAACAACATTTAGAGTGGGTGGGCTTGGTGGAATCAAAGATCCGAATCCTGGTTGGGAGCCTGGAAAAGAATGAGTTCATTACTCTGGCTCATGTGAATCCCCAGTCATTTCcagcaccaaaagaaaatgttgacAAGGAAGAATTTCGCACCATGTGGGTGATTGGGTTAGTGTTAAAGAAGCCAGAAAATTCTGAAATTCTGAGTATTGATCTCACCTATGATATTCAGTCTTTCACAGATACAGTGTATAGACAAGCGATAAACAGTAAGATGTTTGAGATGGATATGAAAATTGCTGCAATGCATTTAAGAAGAAAGGAACTTCATCAGCTACTTCCAAATCATGTTCTTCAGAAAAAGGAAACACATTTAACAGAAGGTGTAAGATTGACAGCTGTGAATGACAGCAGCCTTCTCTTGTCTGTAGACAGTGAAAACAACATGTCTGCGCCTTCACCTACTGGTACCATGAAGACAGGCCCACTGACTGGAAACCCTCAGGGCAGAAACAGTCCTGCTCTGGCTGTTATGGCAGCATCAGTGACTAACATACAGTTTCCTGAAGTTTCCTTGCAGCATGTGAATCCCATAGAAAGCTCGGGGATTGCGCTGAGTGAAAGCATCCCTCAGATTCCCTCACAACCTACCATTGCACCACCACCTAAGCCTACGATGACCAGAGTTGTCTCTTCCACACATCTAGTAAACCATCCATCTAGATCTTCAGGAAATGCAGCAACCAGCATACCCAATCCTATACTAGGAGTCTAG